Proteins from a genomic interval of Arachis hypogaea cultivar Tifrunner chromosome 10, arahy.Tifrunner.gnm2.J5K5, whole genome shotgun sequence:
- the LOC112717101 gene encoding protein CHROMATIN REMODELING 19 isoform X2 — protein sequence MKRDYYEISDDEWDQHEEQFKPSRILKRPNSTPPSPPPIESFAYNNTNNNCHDEDDDCVEITRASAAFPDELDDLEDADVDNNNSTAAAAPNRGRRFIIDDDDEDGEEEESNQNRNRNVAELYEIGSSSSEEIEEEEVMEGDVVGRALHKCAKISAELKGELFGSSVTACDRYSEVESSSVRIVTQDDVDVACGYEDEDSDFQPLLKPYQLVGVNFLLLLYRKRIGGAILADEMGLGKTVQAITYLTLLNHLHNDPGPHLIVCPASVLENWERELKKWCPSVSTLQYHGAGRTAYCKELNSLSKAGLPPPFNVLLVCYSLFERHSPQQKDDRKILKRWRWSCVLMDEAHALKDKNSFRWKNLMAVARNANQRLMLTGTPLQNDLHELWSLLEFMMPDIFATEGVDLKKLLNPDNRDLIGRMKSILGPFILRRLKSDVMQQLVPKIQKVEYVVMEKQQENAYKEAIEEYRAVSQARIAKCSELNTKSVLEALPRRQINNYFVQFRKIANHPLLIRRIYNDDDVIRFARKLHPIGAFGFECTLDRVIEELKSYNDFSIHRLLLHYGVNDRKGILSENHVMLSAKCGALAELLPSLKKEGHRVLIFSQWTSMLDILEWTLDVIGLTYKRLDGSTQVAERQTIVDTFNNNTSIFACLLSTRAGGQGLNLTGADTVVIHDMDFNPQIDRQAEDRCHRIGQTKPVTIYRLVTRGTVDENVYEIAKRKLVLDAAVLESMEEVSEGDMPEKTMGEILSAILLS from the exons ATGAAGCGCGACTACTATGAAATCTCCGACGACGAATGGGACCAACACGAAGAACAGTTCAAGCCCTCACGAATCCTCAAGAGACCCAACTCcactcctccttctcctcctcccatCGAGTCCTTCGCTTacaacaacaccaacaacaatTGCCACGACGAGGACGACGATTGCGTTGAAATCACTCGCGCTTCCGCAGCTTTTCCGGATGAATTGGACGATCTGGAGGATGCTGACGTGGATAACAACAATTCCACTGCAGCTGCAGCCCCGAATCGTGGCCGTCGGTTCATCATCGACGATGACGACGAAGATGGCGAGGAAGAGGAAAGTAATCAGAATAGGAATAGGAATGTTGCGGAATTGTATGAAATAGGGTCATCTTCTTCGGAGgaaattgaggaagaagaggttATGGAAGGTGATGTGGTTGGTAGGGCTTTGCACAAGTGCGCAAAGATATCGGCGGAGCTGAAGGGGGAGCTTTTCGGGTCGTCGGTGACTGCATGCGACAGGTATTCTGAAGTGGAGTCTTCTTCAGTGAGGATCGTAACTCAG gACGATGTAGACGTTGCGTGTGGGTATGAGGATGAGGATTCGGATTTTCAACCTCTGCTGAAGCCGTATCAGCTTGTTGGTGTCAACTTCTTGCTTCTACTGTATCGGAAGCGGATTGGAGGAG CCATATTGGCAGATGAAATGGGGCTGGGCAAAACTGTTCAG GCCATTACATATTTAACTTTGTTGAATCACTTGCATAATGATCCTGGTCCACATCTCATAGTATGTCCTGCTTCTGTTTTGGAAAACTGGGAAAGGGAACTAAAGAAGTGGTGCCCATCAGTTTCTACTCTTCAATACCATGGGGCTGGACGAACAGCATATTGCAAGGAGTTGAACTCCCTCTCGAAGGCAGGGTTGCCTCCTCCATTTAATGTTCTTCTTGTGTGTTATTCACTTTTTGAACGGCACAG TCCACAGCAGAAAGATGATCGTAAAATATTGAAGCGCTGGAGGTGGAGCTGCGTGCTGATGGATGAAGCTCATGCTTTGAAGGACAAAAATAGCTTTAGGTGGAAAAATTTGATGGCTGTTGCACGGAATGCAAACCAACGATTGATGTTGACTGGGACACCACTTCAGAACGATTTACAT GAGTTATGGTCGTTGTTGGAGTTTATGATGCCTGATATTTTTGCTACTGAAGGTGTTGACTTAAAAAAGCTGCTCAATCCAGACAATAGAGATTTAATCGGTCGTATGAAGTCTATATTGGGGCCATTTATTTTGCGGCGTTTGAAATCTGATGTGATGCAGCAGCTTGTTCCTAAAATACAGAAG GTTGAATATGTTGTAATGGAAAAGCAACAGGAAAATGCTTATAAGGAAGCCATTGAGGAGTATCGTGCTGTCTCACAAGCTCGGATAGCCAAGTGCTCTGAGCTCAACACCAAATCTGTTCTTGAAGCTCTTCCACGCCGACAAATAAATAACTACTTTGTTCAGTTCAGAAAG ATTGCTAACCATCCCTTGCTGATACGAAGAATCTATAATGATGACGACGTCATTCGCTTTGCTAGGAAGTTGCATCCAATAGGTGCTTTTGGTTTTGAATGTACTTTAGACAGAGTTATAGAGGAACTTAAAAGTTACAACGACTTCTCTATTCACCGG CTTTTACTTCACTACGGTGTCAATGATAGAAAAGGGATACTTTCCGAAAACCATGTTATGCTTTCTGCAAAATGTGGG GCCTTGGCAGAGCTTCTTCCTTCACTAAAGAAGGAGGGTCATCGTGTCTTGATCTTTAGTCAATGGACGTCAATGCTTGACATATTGGAGTGGACCTTAGATGTCATTGGATTGACCTACAAACGACTTGATGGAAG TACACAGGTGGCTGAAAGGCAAACGATAGTTGATACATTCAACAACAAtacttccatttttgcatgcttgcTATCGACAAGAGCCGGAGGACAAGGTTTGAACTTAACGGGAGCTGACACAGTTGTAATTCATGACATGGATTTTAACCCACAGATTGATAGACAAGCAGAAGATCGTTGTCATAGAATTGGTCAAACGAAGCCTGTAACCATATACCG GTTGGTAACTAGGGGAACAGTTGATGAAAATGTATACGAGATCGCGAAGAGAAAGTTGGTACTCGATGCTGCCGTCCTCGAGTCCATGGAGGAGGTTAGTGAAGGCGACATGCCTGAGAAAACCATGGGAGAGATATTATCTGCAATTTTGTTGAGTTAA
- the LOC112717101 gene encoding protein CHROMATIN REMODELING 19 isoform X1, producing MKRDYYEISDDEWDQHEEQFKPSRILKRPNSTPPSPPPIESFAYNNTNNNCHDEDDDCVEITRASAAFPDELDDLEDADVDNNNSTAAAAPNRGRRFIIDDDDEDGEEEESNQNRNRNVAELYEIGSSSSEEIEEEEVMEGDVVGRALHKCAKISAELKGELFGSSVTACDRYSEVESSSVRIVTQDDVDVACGYEDEDSDFQPLLKPYQLVGVNFLLLLYRKRIGGAILADEMGLGKTVQAITYLTLLNHLHNDPGPHLIVCPASVLENWERELKKWCPSVSTLQYHGAGRTAYCKELNSLSKAGLPPPFNVLLVCYSLFERHRFVCLHRDAISTKYSGVNYMFIIYIHSSPQQKDDRKILKRWRWSCVLMDEAHALKDKNSFRWKNLMAVARNANQRLMLTGTPLQNDLHELWSLLEFMMPDIFATEGVDLKKLLNPDNRDLIGRMKSILGPFILRRLKSDVMQQLVPKIQKVEYVVMEKQQENAYKEAIEEYRAVSQARIAKCSELNTKSVLEALPRRQINNYFVQFRKIANHPLLIRRIYNDDDVIRFARKLHPIGAFGFECTLDRVIEELKSYNDFSIHRLLLHYGVNDRKGILSENHVMLSAKCGALAELLPSLKKEGHRVLIFSQWTSMLDILEWTLDVIGLTYKRLDGSTQVAERQTIVDTFNNNTSIFACLLSTRAGGQGLNLTGADTVVIHDMDFNPQIDRQAEDRCHRIGQTKPVTIYRLVTRGTVDENVYEIAKRKLVLDAAVLESMEEVSEGDMPEKTMGEILSAILLS from the exons ATGAAGCGCGACTACTATGAAATCTCCGACGACGAATGGGACCAACACGAAGAACAGTTCAAGCCCTCACGAATCCTCAAGAGACCCAACTCcactcctccttctcctcctcccatCGAGTCCTTCGCTTacaacaacaccaacaacaatTGCCACGACGAGGACGACGATTGCGTTGAAATCACTCGCGCTTCCGCAGCTTTTCCGGATGAATTGGACGATCTGGAGGATGCTGACGTGGATAACAACAATTCCACTGCAGCTGCAGCCCCGAATCGTGGCCGTCGGTTCATCATCGACGATGACGACGAAGATGGCGAGGAAGAGGAAAGTAATCAGAATAGGAATAGGAATGTTGCGGAATTGTATGAAATAGGGTCATCTTCTTCGGAGgaaattgaggaagaagaggttATGGAAGGTGATGTGGTTGGTAGGGCTTTGCACAAGTGCGCAAAGATATCGGCGGAGCTGAAGGGGGAGCTTTTCGGGTCGTCGGTGACTGCATGCGACAGGTATTCTGAAGTGGAGTCTTCTTCAGTGAGGATCGTAACTCAG gACGATGTAGACGTTGCGTGTGGGTATGAGGATGAGGATTCGGATTTTCAACCTCTGCTGAAGCCGTATCAGCTTGTTGGTGTCAACTTCTTGCTTCTACTGTATCGGAAGCGGATTGGAGGAG CCATATTGGCAGATGAAATGGGGCTGGGCAAAACTGTTCAG GCCATTACATATTTAACTTTGTTGAATCACTTGCATAATGATCCTGGTCCACATCTCATAGTATGTCCTGCTTCTGTTTTGGAAAACTGGGAAAGGGAACTAAAGAAGTGGTGCCCATCAGTTTCTACTCTTCAATACCATGGGGCTGGACGAACAGCATATTGCAAGGAGTTGAACTCCCTCTCGAAGGCAGGGTTGCCTCCTCCATTTAATGTTCTTCTTGTGTGTTATTCACTTTTTGAACGGCACAGGTTCGTTTGTCTACACAGAGATGCCATTTCTACAAAATATTCCGGTGTTAACTAcatgtttataatttatattcaCTCTAGTCCACAGCAGAAAGATGATCGTAAAATATTGAAGCGCTGGAGGTGGAGCTGCGTGCTGATGGATGAAGCTCATGCTTTGAAGGACAAAAATAGCTTTAGGTGGAAAAATTTGATGGCTGTTGCACGGAATGCAAACCAACGATTGATGTTGACTGGGACACCACTTCAGAACGATTTACAT GAGTTATGGTCGTTGTTGGAGTTTATGATGCCTGATATTTTTGCTACTGAAGGTGTTGACTTAAAAAAGCTGCTCAATCCAGACAATAGAGATTTAATCGGTCGTATGAAGTCTATATTGGGGCCATTTATTTTGCGGCGTTTGAAATCTGATGTGATGCAGCAGCTTGTTCCTAAAATACAGAAG GTTGAATATGTTGTAATGGAAAAGCAACAGGAAAATGCTTATAAGGAAGCCATTGAGGAGTATCGTGCTGTCTCACAAGCTCGGATAGCCAAGTGCTCTGAGCTCAACACCAAATCTGTTCTTGAAGCTCTTCCACGCCGACAAATAAATAACTACTTTGTTCAGTTCAGAAAG ATTGCTAACCATCCCTTGCTGATACGAAGAATCTATAATGATGACGACGTCATTCGCTTTGCTAGGAAGTTGCATCCAATAGGTGCTTTTGGTTTTGAATGTACTTTAGACAGAGTTATAGAGGAACTTAAAAGTTACAACGACTTCTCTATTCACCGG CTTTTACTTCACTACGGTGTCAATGATAGAAAAGGGATACTTTCCGAAAACCATGTTATGCTTTCTGCAAAATGTGGG GCCTTGGCAGAGCTTCTTCCTTCACTAAAGAAGGAGGGTCATCGTGTCTTGATCTTTAGTCAATGGACGTCAATGCTTGACATATTGGAGTGGACCTTAGATGTCATTGGATTGACCTACAAACGACTTGATGGAAG TACACAGGTGGCTGAAAGGCAAACGATAGTTGATACATTCAACAACAAtacttccatttttgcatgcttgcTATCGACAAGAGCCGGAGGACAAGGTTTGAACTTAACGGGAGCTGACACAGTTGTAATTCATGACATGGATTTTAACCCACAGATTGATAGACAAGCAGAAGATCGTTGTCATAGAATTGGTCAAACGAAGCCTGTAACCATATACCG GTTGGTAACTAGGGGAACAGTTGATGAAAATGTATACGAGATCGCGAAGAGAAAGTTGGTACTCGATGCTGCCGTCCTCGAGTCCATGGAGGAGGTTAGTGAAGGCGACATGCCTGAGAAAACCATGGGAGAGATATTATCTGCAATTTTGTTGAGTTAA
- the LOC112717102 gene encoding uncharacterized protein, whose amino-acid sequence MAATSSSSTPFFQIRQENHENLISQQQQQLLQASSTTTSAPPPPPPLPQKKRRNHAAGTPYPDAEVIALSPKTLMATNRFVCEVCNKGFQREQNLQLHRRGHNLPWKLKQKNPNKEPKRKVYLCPEPTCVHHHPSRALGDLTGIKKHFSRKHGEKKWKCHKCSKKYAVQSDWKAHSKTCGTKEYRCDCGTLFSRRDSFITHRAFCDALAHENASRHPPLNPFGNLYPTNNNNNNNILSLGNSTSTFIAPKFEHLISPPPPPPPPFNNNNHHHHHQSALLFSHHSSSSPSPSPSPFFMEGFQELQPHHQHQHQHQQEPLLFSTNNNNMNMFNLSFFPRSNNSSGGGSSIITDHHHQIGSAFSSSSSSIFGNNNSSLQQQQQQENNNNNNDNNMCSPHMSATALLQKAAQMGSTTSTTNNSNHSASSLLRAMANNNNNHHHHLNADVDNDEHNDNLRGLMNSLANENISSSIFGNVKENANNHNNNNLAGVCFGGSDDKLTLDFLGVGGVIRNITGISTTSFDPTMQ is encoded by the exons ATGGCTGCTACTTCTTCATCATCAACACCGTTCTTCCAAATCAGACAAGAGAATCATGAGAATCTGATttcacagcagcagcagcagcttcTTCAAGCATCATCCACTACAACTtctgcaccaccaccaccaccaccacttcctcaaaagaaaagaagaaaccaCGCTGCAGGAACACCAT ATCCAGATGCAGAGGTGATAGCACTGTCGCCGAAGACGTTAATGGCGACAAACAGGTTCGTATGTGAAGTTTGCAACAAAGGATTCCAAAGAGAACAGAACTTACAGCTTCACAGAAGAGGACACAACCTTCCATGGAAGCTCAAGCAGAAGAACCCTAACAAAGAGCCTAAAAGGAAGGTCTATCTCTGCCCTGAACCCACATGCGTCCACCACCACCCTTCTCGGGCTCTCGGCGACCTCACCGGCATCAAGAAACACTTCTCTCGCAAACACGGCGAGAAGAAGTGGAAGTGTCACAAGTGTTCCAAGAAGTACGCCGTCCAGTCCGACTGGAAGGCGCACTCCAAAACCTGCGGTACCAAAGAGTATAGGTGCGACTGCGGCACCCTCTTCTCCAG GCGTGACAGTTTCATTACTCACAGAGCCTTTTGTGATGCATTAGCACATGAAAATGCATCAAGACACCCTCCTCTAAACCCTTTTGGAAATCTCTATcccacaaacaacaacaacaacaacaacatcttgAGTCTTGGAAATAGTACTAGCACTTTCATTGCACCAAAATTTGAGCATTTAATATCACCACcaccgccgccaccaccaccattcaataacaacaaccaccaccaccaccaccaatctgcattattattttcacatcactcatcatcatcaccatcaccatcaccatcaccattctTCATGGAAGGATTTCAAGAACTCCAGCCTCATcatcaacaccaacaccaacaccaacaagaACCCTTATTATTCTCAACTAATAATAACAACATGAACATGTTCAACCTCAGTTTCTTCCCAAGAAGCAATAATAGCAGTGGTGGTGGAAGTAGCATCATCACcgatcatcatcaccaaattggatcagctttttcttcttcttcatcttcaatctTCGGCAACAATAATTCATCactccaacaacaacaacaacaagagaacaacaacaacaacaacgacaACAACATGTGTTCTCCACACATGTCTGCAACTGCACTGCTCCAGAAAGCTGCACAAATGGGTTCAACAACTTCAACCACCAATAACAGTAACCACAGTGCTTCTTCTCTACTAAGAGCAATGGCCAATAAtaacaacaaccaccaccaccacctcaatGCTGACGTGGACAATGATGAACACAACGACAATCTTCGCGGATTGATGAACTCTTTGGCAAATGAAAACATTTCTTCTTCCATATTCGGCAACGTGAAAGAGAATGCCAACAACCACAATAATAACAATCTTGCTGGTGTGTGCTTTGGAGGATCTGATGATAAGTTGACGTTAGATTTTCTTGGTGTTGGAGGAGTTATCAGAAACATCACTGGGATCAGTACTACTTCTTTCGACCCAACAATGCAATGA